From Candidatus Woesearchaeota archaeon, one genomic window encodes:
- a CDS encoding type I 3-dehydroquinate dehydratase encodes MTLVAVSVGEETIKEAIKSIKIASEKADIVEIRLDYLKKQDLEELLKCSEKPVILTCMPKKEGGRFSGSENERAAYLQKACDLGVDYVTVELNYFHLLRRDKTKLIVAYHDINKTPENLGEIYKRITAKGADIAKLAVKANTYDDVKRMMQLIGFAKKPIIGISIGELGRGTRIHPKNYLTFAALSKDKKTTAGQFSVDEIRKYLR; translated from the coding sequence ATGACCTTAGTTGCTGTATCTGTTGGAGAAGAAACAATTAAGGAAGCTATAAAAAGTATAAAAATTGCTTCAGAAAAGGCAGATATTGTTGAAATCAGGCTTGATTATTTAAAAAAACAGGATTTAGAAGAACTTTTAAAATGTTCGGAAAAGCCAGTTATTTTAACCTGTATGCCTAAGAAAGAAGGCGGAAGGTTTTCAGGCAGCGAGAATGAGAGAGCAGCTTATTTGCAGAAAGCATGCGATCTTGGCGTGGATTATGTTACTGTTGAGCTGAATTATTTTCATCTGTTAAGAAGAGATAAGACAAAATTAATTGTGGCATATCATGATATTAATAAAACACCTGAAAATCTCGGAGAAATTTATAAAAGAATTACAGCTAAGGGCGCAGACATTGCAAAGTTAGCTGTTAAAGCAAACACATATGATGATGTAAAAAGAATGATGCAGTTAATTGGATTTGCAAAAAAGCCGATAATAGGAATCAGCATTGGTGAATTAGGAAGAGGAACAAGAATTCATCCAAAAAATTATCTGACGTTTGCTGCATTAAGCAAAGATAAAAAAACAACAGCGGGACAATTTAGTGTTGATGAAATAAGAAAATACCTAAGATGA
- a CDS encoding amidase family protein, which translates to MNTADFIKKIQNREIDVIKNTEKAIDEIKKINKDHNYFNTISENFALDQAKVVGKRPHGRLAGLTVSIKDCICVDGVESTAGSKILKGYNPVFNATVVEKIIREGAIIVGKTSQDEFGFGGFSINTGVDFKIPLNPFDKERSCGGSSGGSGGITQKASFPHISLGESTGGSIVNPASFCGVVGLCPTYGRVSRYGLIDYANSLDKIGPMAKNVYDAALMLEIISGHDPKDSTTISKAVEKYTDAVGKDCDGMKIGIIKDSFGEGTDKEVKNKVMDAVKKLEKNNVKYEEVSLPITYKYGIACYYLIAMSESSTNLAKYCGMRYGKHEKLEGNFNEYFSKVRSLNFGPEAKRRIILGTFARMAGYRDAYYIKAMKVRTKVIDEYKKLFKKYDALISPTMPITAPKIKEIEKLTPLQNYMMDIMTVGPNLAGLPHISIPVRFKGNMPIGMMIIGDHLEESKIIQLGSAVEK; encoded by the coding sequence ATGAACACAGCAGATTTCATCAAAAAAATACAGAACAGGGAGATTGATGTAATTAAAAATACAGAAAAAGCCATTGATGAGATAAAAAAAATAAACAAAGATCACAATTATTTCAATACTATCTCCGAGAACTTTGCGTTAGATCAGGCAAAGGTTGTTGGCAAAAGGCCGCATGGAAGATTAGCCGGGCTGACTGTCTCGATAAAAGACTGTATCTGCGTTGATGGCGTTGAATCAACTGCCGGCTCAAAAATATTGAAAGGTTACAATCCTGTTTTCAATGCAACTGTTGTTGAAAAAATAATAAGGGAAGGGGCGATTATTGTCGGAAAAACATCGCAGGATGAATTTGGCTTCGGAGGATTTTCCATTAATACTGGTGTTGACTTTAAAATTCCATTGAATCCTTTTGATAAGGAAAGGAGCTGCGGAGGAAGCTCTGGCGGCTCTGGCGGTATAACGCAAAAAGCATCTTTCCCGCATATCAGTTTGGGTGAAAGCACAGGCGGATCAATTGTAAATCCTGCATCGTTCTGCGGGGTTGTAGGCTTGTGCCCCACATATGGAAGAGTTTCCCGTTATGGTTTGATAGATTACGCTAATAGCCTTGATAAAATCGGGCCAATGGCCAAGAATGTTTATGATGCTGCGCTGATGCTTGAAATAATTTCAGGGCATGACCCAAAAGACTCAACAACAATAAGCAAGGCTGTTGAAAAATATACAGATGCTGTTGGAAAAGACTGCGATGGAATGAAGATCGGCATTATAAAGGACTCATTTGGCGAGGGAACAGACAAGGAAGTTAAAAACAAGGTTATGGATGCTGTTAAAAAGCTTGAAAAAAACAATGTGAAATACGAAGAAGTTTCATTGCCAATAACATATAAATACGGGATTGCATGCTACTATCTTATCGCAATGTCTGAGTCCTCAACAAACCTTGCAAAGTACTGCGGAATGAGATACGGGAAGCATGAAAAGCTTGAAGGCAATTTTAATGAATATTTTTCAAAAGTAAGGTCGCTTAACTTTGGCCCAGAAGCAAAAAGAAGAATTATTCTTGGAACATTCGCAAGAATGGCAGGCTACAGGGATGCTTATTATATCAAAGCAATGAAAGTAAGGACAAAGGTTATTGATGAATACAAAAAATTATTCAAGAAATATGATGCATTGATCTCACCCACAATGCCGATAACTGCTCCAAAAATAAAAGAGATAGAAAAGCTAACTCCTTTGCAGAATTATATGATGGACATCATGACTGTTGGCCCTAATCTAGCGGGTCTGCCGCATATAAGTATTCCTGTCAGGTTTAAAGGCAATATGCCGATAGGCATGATGATTATTGGCGATCATCTTGAAGAAAGCAAGATAATCCAATTAGGAAGCGCAGTGGAAAAATGA
- a CDS encoding ATP-binding protein, whose protein sequence is MIKGMVIGGSFNNVIMREKAGAGLEIGELLIGDIDCGKVLLQVYDLNYSSQISQQNLELISGMNLEENASAEFMDANIRNYRVAFLKNLLTIKDNKHGLCKELPNFFSNTRAVEKSDLGFISIPKNPLYIGKLRSGSKIVDVDIVLDGSEIFAHHILIPATTGRGKSNLTSIMLWNAADKDYCGILVLDPHDEYYGRNKLGLKDHPSKDKIVYYTSKDAPPGCRTLKINLETIRPHHLNGVVDWSDPQKDCLDMFNKKYGGSWIEAIILEKLVEGRFAEQTVGVVKRKLMNLLDLEWDGVQLTTSGIFELNAGSATIKDIVKELEESKTVIVDTSDFDSAVEILIGSMIASEIFSKYKNYKRTGELKDKPIISIILEEAPRVLGRDVLEKGPNIFSTIAREGRKFKVGLVAITQLPSLIPKEILANINTKIILGIEMKSERLAVIESASQDLSDDDRNIASLDKGEALITSNFTKFATPVKIPLFEDVVKETLINKSKIKNDFSGVNMQ, encoded by the coding sequence ATGATCAAAGGCATGGTTATCGGGGGCAGCTTCAATAATGTAATAATGCGGGAGAAAGCTGGAGCTGGCCTTGAAATAGGGGAGTTATTAATCGGCGACATAGACTGCGGCAAGGTATTGCTCCAGGTTTATGATCTTAATTACAGCTCACAGATCTCGCAGCAGAATCTTGAGCTTATTTCGGGCATGAACCTTGAAGAAAATGCAAGCGCTGAATTTATGGACGCAAACATAAGGAATTACAGGGTAGCTTTTCTTAAAAATTTATTGACAATAAAAGATAATAAGCACGGCTTGTGCAAAGAGCTGCCGAATTTCTTTTCAAATACAAGAGCTGTTGAAAAATCTGACTTGGGGTTTATCAGCATCCCGAAAAATCCGTTGTATATCGGAAAATTGAGGAGCGGATCAAAGATTGTTGATGTTGATATTGTTCTTGATGGATCTGAAATATTCGCTCATCATATCTTAATTCCAGCTACGACGGGCAGGGGAAAATCTAATTTGACAAGCATCATGCTGTGGAATGCAGCTGACAAGGATTACTGCGGAATTCTGGTTTTAGACCCTCACGACGAGTATTACGGCAGAAATAAGCTTGGATTAAAGGACCATCCTTCAAAAGACAAAATTGTTTATTACACTTCAAAAGATGCTCCGCCAGGATGCAGGACATTGAAGATAAATCTTGAAACAATAAGGCCGCATCACCTTAACGGCGTTGTGGACTGGAGCGACCCGCAAAAAGACTGCCTTGATATGTTCAACAAGAAATACGGCGGCAGCTGGATTGAAGCAATAATACTTGAGAAACTGGTTGAAGGAAGATTTGCAGAGCAGACTGTAGGAGTTGTGAAAAGAAAGTTGATGAATCTGCTGGATCTTGAATGGGACGGAGTGCAGCTGACAACATCCGGGATCTTTGAATTGAACGCCGGGTCAGCAACAATAAAAGACATTGTAAAAGAGCTTGAAGAATCAAAGACGGTTATAGTTGACACTTCAGATTTTGACAGCGCAGTTGAGATATTAATTGGCAGCATGATAGCGTCTGAAATATTCAGTAAATACAAGAACTATAAAAGGACTGGCGAGCTTAAGGATAAGCCGATAATATCAATTATTCTGGAAGAAGCACCTCGCGTTCTTGGCAGGGATGTGCTTGAAAAAGGCCCGAATATATTTTCAACAATTGCAAGGGAAGGAAGAAAGTTTAAAGTAGGCTTGGTTGCGATAACACAGCTTCCATCATTGATTCCAAAAGAAATTCTTGCCAATATAAACACAAAAATAATCCTCGGCATAGAGATGAAAAGCGAAAGGCTTGCTGTAATTGAGTCTGCATCGCAGGATCTGAGTGATGATGATAGGAATATAGCATCGCTTGACAAAGGCGAGGCACTGATAACGAGCAACTTCACAAAATTCGCAACTCCCGTAAAGATCCCGCTTTTTGAAGATGTTGTAAAGGAAACATTAATCAATAAAAGCAAGATAAAGAATGATTTTAGCGGAGTGAATATGCAATGA
- a CDS encoding Sua5/YciO/YrdC/YwlC family protein — protein sequence MKQVNIFDTTLRDGEQGANNRMTIAQKIEVAKALDKLGINTIEAGFPAACYMEYLAAQEISRLNLNAKLCVFSRLHQSDIDAAHYAIKSNKNAQIELATVGSDILINKLGWSKEQTIENTIKAAQYAKQRFQDVAIGIEDATRADYAFFVKLCEESKKAGANSIVIADTLGHSQPEEFRDLIKKIKAHFKDSLKISVHMHNDLGLAVANTLAAIKAGVDEIQTTINGVGERSGNCALEEIIAASIARPDFYNFTTNIKPKLLFGTSKLVYTVLGRDSPCEKAVVGKTSFTTLSGTHQKGILKNTATYELFDPNNVGRERLLKQGKYSSSELGDANVDREVKRAYAVLKEGGLILVPSDVGYVLLGNSEEAIKKMYELKGRPEYKPCMVIGNNQEIFDDVTYVPIPTYEKYIRSIKEAGYLCSFLVPINPRSRQWYGALSEWVLNHTVQDGKIAVPFNPGNVIEALAQLSTKDKVLIVGSSANNTGEGNCAVFEELPVQMVNNVDYIIYDSKPAKYQNPERKGGTIIDLSSGSPVVFRKGVLFEKIYDSLNLS from the coding sequence ATGAAACAGGTAAATATTTTCGACACAACACTCAGGGACGGAGAGCAAGGAGCAAATAACAGGATGACTATTGCCCAGAAAATAGAGGTAGCCAAGGCTCTGGATAAATTGGGCATAAACACAATTGAGGCAGGGTTTCCTGCAGCGTGTTATATGGAGTATCTTGCTGCACAAGAAATAAGCCGCCTTAACTTAAATGCAAAGTTGTGCGTATTTTCAAGATTACATCAATCCGATATTGATGCAGCCCACTATGCCATAAAATCCAACAAAAATGCTCAAATAGAATTAGCAACTGTTGGTTCAGATATTCTGATTAATAAACTGGGTTGGTCAAAAGAGCAAACTATTGAAAACACCATTAAAGCAGCACAATACGCAAAACAAAGATTTCAGGATGTGGCTATTGGGATCGAGGACGCAACAAGAGCAGATTATGCCTTCTTTGTTAAATTATGTGAAGAATCCAAAAAGGCAGGAGCGAATAGCATCGTTATAGCTGATACTTTAGGTCATTCGCAGCCAGAAGAATTTAGAGATCTGATAAAAAAAATAAAAGCTCATTTTAAAGATTCTTTAAAAATAAGTGTTCATATGCATAATGATTTGGGATTAGCAGTTGCAAATACTCTGGCAGCAATCAAAGCAGGAGTTGATGAAATACAGACAACTATCAATGGTGTTGGGGAACGAAGCGGTAATTGCGCATTAGAAGAGATAATTGCTGCTTCAATCGCAAGGCCTGATTTTTATAATTTTACAACAAATATAAAGCCCAAATTGCTCTTTGGAACAAGCAAATTGGTTTATACTGTATTGGGGAGAGATTCTCCTTGTGAAAAAGCAGTAGTCGGGAAAACATCCTTCACGACTTTAAGCGGAACTCATCAAAAAGGCATCTTAAAAAATACAGCCACTTATGAATTGTTTGATCCTAACAACGTAGGGAGGGAAAGGCTATTGAAACAAGGCAAATATTCAAGTAGCGAGTTAGGTGATGCTAATGTCGATCGTGAGGTTAAAAGGGCATATGCTGTTCTTAAAGAAGGCGGGTTAATTTTAGTTCCTTCAGATGTTGGTTATGTGCTATTGGGAAATTCTGAAGAAGCCATAAAGAAGATGTATGAATTAAAAGGAAGGCCTGAATATAAGCCTTGCATGGTAATAGGAAATAACCAAGAAATATTTGATGATGTCACTTATGTGCCCATACCAACATATGAAAAATATATCCGGTCAATTAAAGAAGCAGGATACCTGTGTTCTTTTTTAGTTCCTATCAACCCAAGATCTAGACAATGGTATGGCGCATTATCGGAGTGGGTATTGAATCATACGGTGCAGGATGGAAAAATTGCAGTTCCGTTTAATCCTGGAAATGTTATTGAAGCATTAGCGCAATTATCAACGAAAGACAAGGTTTTAATTGTCGGGTCTTCAGCCAATAATACTGGAGAAGGAAATTGTGCGGTATTTGAAGAACTGCCCGTACAAATGGTCAATAATGTTGATTACATAATTTATGATTCAAAACCTGCAAAATATCAAAATCCTGAAAGAAAAGGCGGAACAATAATAGATTTAAGTTCTGGCTCACCCGTTGTTTTTAGAAAAGGGGTTTTATTTGAGAAAATCTATGATAGCTTAAATCTTTCTTAG
- a CDS encoding exonuclease SbcCD subunit D: MKFAHLADMHIGSWREPKLRDLSVNAFIKAMDLCIERNVDFIIISGDLFNTSLPAIDNLKTAVKKLKEIKNKNIPVYIIAGSHDFSPSGKTMLDVLEEAGLFINAARGEEKDGKLRLKFTVDPKTGAKITGLLGKKGTLEKGYYELLDRAALEKEQGYKIFVFHTALTELKTEDLEAMESIPFSLLPKNFNYYAGGHVHEVIEKKEKDYGLIAYPGPLFPNSFLELEKLHNGGFYIVEDDKLSYEPIQICPVLSLTINCDNKTPEEINEMLLKEIKNKEFNNTIVTIRLEGMLERGKPSSIDFKIIFEKLYEKSAYFVMKNTNKLSSREFEETKVEVTSVEETEEKLIKEHLGQIKVEGLSLEKEKSLIKSLMKVLGAEKGEGEKIADFEKRIKEEISKMIEI; the protein is encoded by the coding sequence ATGAAATTTGCCCATCTAGCAGACATGCACATAGGATCATGGAGAGAGCCGAAATTAAGAGATCTTTCTGTAAATGCATTCATAAAGGCAATGGACCTCTGCATTGAACGGAATGTTGACTTCATTATAATCTCCGGCGATCTCTTCAACACATCACTGCCTGCGATTGATAATTTAAAAACAGCTGTTAAAAAGTTAAAGGAAATAAAAAACAAAAACATTCCGGTTTACATCATAGCAGGCAGCCATGATTTCTCACCTTCAGGAAAAACAATGCTTGATGTTTTGGAAGAAGCCGGGCTGTTCATAAATGCTGCAAGAGGGGAAGAAAAAGATGGAAAGCTCAGATTAAAGTTTACAGTTGATCCAAAAACCGGGGCAAAGATTACAGGCTTGCTGGGAAAAAAAGGAACTTTGGAAAAGGGCTATTACGAACTGCTTGACAGGGCCGCCCTTGAAAAAGAGCAGGGTTACAAGATATTTGTATTTCATACTGCACTGACTGAATTGAAAACAGAAGATCTGGAAGCCATGGAATCAATCCCCTTTTCATTATTGCCGAAAAACTTCAACTATTATGCGGGGGGCCATGTCCATGAGGTAATTGAAAAAAAAGAAAAGGATTATGGATTGATAGCTTATCCTGGCCCATTATTTCCCAATAGCTTCCTTGAATTAGAAAAACTGCATAATGGAGGCTTCTACATTGTTGAAGATGATAAATTAAGCTACGAGCCGATACAAATATGCCCTGTTTTATCGCTGACAATCAACTGCGACAATAAAACACCTGAAGAAATAAATGAAATGCTTTTGAAAGAGATTAAAAACAAGGAATTCAACAACACAATCGTAACAATACGGCTTGAGGGAATGCTAGAGAGAGGAAAGCCGTCAAGCATTGATTTTAAAATAATTTTTGAAAAGCTTTATGAAAAATCAGCATACTTTGTGATGAAAAACACAAACAAGCTTTCATCAAGGGAATTTGAGGAAACAAAGGTTGAAGTGACATCAGTCGAGGAAACAGAGGAAAAACTGATTAAAGAGCATTTAGGCCAGATAAAGGTTGAAGGACTGTCTTTGGAGAAAGAAAAAAGCCTGATAAAAAGCCTTATGAAAGTTCTTGGTGCTGAAAAAGGCGAAGGCGAAAAAATAGCGGATTTTGAGAAGAGGATAAAGGAAGAAATCAGCAAGATGATTGAGATTTAA
- the gatB gene encoding Asp-tRNA(Asn)/Glu-tRNA(Gln) amidotransferase subunit GatB, with amino-acid sequence MTQNFTSDIVIGLEIHVELNTKTKLFCGCATKGNEDPNTRTCPTCLGHPGSKPVLNQDALEFALKLCIALDADVSPEIVFSRKSYFYPDMSKNFQITQYEVPLAKDGKLKLKAGKTIGIAKLHLEEDPASLVHIGSMQQSPFVLVDYNRSGNPLVEVVTKPELESPEEARDFMNQLISILAYLRIFDINNGIIKADANVSIRESGYVRAEVKNITGFKDIERALSYEVERQKKEIEEGKKLKQETRAWDSEKGITFLLRTKETEEDYGYIIEPDLTRIEISSELVERIKEAMPELAHEKAKRFASQYKIKKEDAEVLAQEFMLAKLYEQVAKEIDPLLAAKWLRRELPRVLNYIKKDLEEVELDETHIIDLLDLVEKKVITEQVAQRLLEKLVESPFDVKKYVKDQGMEAVSDKKELEKFCIEAIAENPKAVEDYKKGNEKALNFIVGSVMKKTKGKATPVEVNEILKKLVK; translated from the coding sequence ATGACCCAAAACTTTACAAGCGACATTGTGATCGGCCTTGAAATTCACGTTGAATTAAACACAAAAACAAAATTATTCTGCGGCTGCGCAACAAAAGGCAATGAAGATCCGAATACAAGAACCTGCCCGACATGCCTGGGCCATCCAGGGAGCAAGCCAGTATTAAACCAGGATGCGCTTGAATTTGCATTGAAGCTCTGCATTGCCCTTGACGCAGATGTTTCGCCGGAAATTGTCTTTTCAAGAAAATCGTATTTCTATCCTGATATGTCAAAGAATTTTCAGATAACGCAGTATGAAGTTCCTCTTGCAAAAGACGGGAAATTAAAGCTGAAAGCCGGGAAAACAATCGGAATAGCAAAATTGCATCTTGAGGAAGATCCTGCTTCCCTTGTCCATATCGGGTCAATGCAACAGTCTCCTTTTGTTCTGGTTGATTACAACAGAAGCGGCAACCCTCTTGTTGAGGTTGTTACAAAGCCCGAGCTTGAAAGCCCGGAAGAAGCTCGCGACTTTATGAACCAGCTCATTTCAATATTGGCATATTTGAGGATTTTTGACATCAACAATGGGATAATAAAAGCAGATGCAAATGTTTCAATAAGGGAGAGCGGCTATGTAAGGGCAGAAGTTAAGAATATAACTGGATTCAAGGACATTGAGAGAGCATTGAGTTATGAAGTTGAAAGGCAGAAGAAGGAAATCGAAGAAGGCAAAAAATTAAAGCAGGAGACAAGGGCATGGGATTCTGAAAAAGGAATTACATTTTTGCTGAGAACAAAAGAAACAGAAGAGGATTACGGCTACATAATTGAGCCTGATTTAACAAGGATCGAGATAAGCAGCGAACTAGTTGAAAGAATAAAAGAAGCAATGCCGGAATTGGCGCATGAAAAGGCGAAGCGTTTTGCCTCGCAATACAAGATAAAGAAAGAAGATGCTGAAGTGCTGGCTCAGGAATTTATGCTTGCAAAGCTTTATGAGCAGGTCGCAAAGGAAATTGACCCTCTGTTGGCTGCAAAATGGCTGAGAAGGGAATTGCCAAGGGTTCTGAATTATATCAAAAAGGATTTAGAGGAAGTTGAACTTGATGAAACGCATATAATTGACCTGCTCGATCTGGTTGAGAAAAAGGTTATAACAGAACAGGTTGCTCAAAGATTATTGGAAAAATTAGTTGAATCTCCTTTTGATGTAAAAAAATATGTTAAAGATCAAGGCATGGAAGCTGTTTCTGACAAAAAAGAGCTTGAAAAGTTCTGCATTGAAGCTATTGCAGAGAATCCAAAGGCAGTTGAAGACTATAAAAAAGGCAATGAAAAGGCGCTGAACTTCATTGTCGGATCAGTCATGAAGAAAACAAAAGGGAAGGCAACTCCTGTTGAAGTTAATGAGATATTGAAGAAGCTGGTAAAATAA
- a CDS encoding ZIP family metal transporter has translation MIIEWLYSLISVLIISLISLIGVFTFFIKEKTLQQILLFLVSFSTGALLGDTFIHLLPEVVSEYGFSIVVSLYILCGMLVFFILEKFLHWRHCHIPTSKQHPHPLALINLVGDGLHNFIDGMVIAGSYLVSVPLGIATTLAVLFHEIPQEMGDFGILLHAGLSKKKALFFNFLSALISVFGAILILAIGGAIKDLNLFILPFTAGGFIYIAGSDLIPELHKEVIPLKSLIQLISLVFGILVMIVLLFLG, from the coding sequence ATGATAATCGAATGGCTTTACAGTCTGATAAGCGTACTGATCATCAGCTTGATCTCCCTTATAGGCGTTTTTACATTTTTCATAAAAGAAAAAACACTGCAGCAGATATTGCTGTTTTTGGTTTCTTTTTCAACAGGCGCATTATTGGGCGATACATTTATTCATTTGCTGCCGGAAGTTGTCAGTGAATATGGCTTCAGCATTGTTGTTTCGCTTTATATCCTATGCGGAATGCTTGTATTTTTTATACTTGAAAAATTCCTTCACTGGAGGCATTGCCACATCCCGACATCAAAGCAGCATCCGCATCCATTGGCTCTTATTAATTTAGTTGGCGATGGCCTGCACAACTTTATAGACGGCATGGTGATTGCCGGCTCTTATCTTGTTTCTGTTCCGCTCGGAATTGCGACAACGCTTGCTGTTTTGTTCCATGAAATACCCCAGGAAATGGGAGATTTCGGGATTTTGCTGCATGCCGGGCTTTCAAAGAAAAAAGCGCTGTTCTTCAATTTTTTATCTGCATTGATCTCTGTTTTTGGAGCAATTTTAATTTTAGCGATAGGTGGCGCAATAAAAGATCTTAATCTTTTCATCCTGCCATTTACAGCCGGAGGATTTATTTACATTGCAGGATCTGATCTTATACCGGAGCTGCACAAAGAAGTGATACCATTAAAGTCTTTAATCCAGCTCATTAGTTTGGTGTTTGGGATTTTGGTGATGATAGTTTTGTTGTTTCTAGGTTAA
- a CDS encoding helix-turn-helix domain-containing protein: MREDVLKSLGLSDKEAKTYIVLLELGPSLASEVSKKTDIPRTFTYDILNELIKKGLASYFIKENRKYFRATDPENLKTVIEQQKRIQLSLISEALPELNEIKFKEAEEKPKVELYEGKEGVKTILNDILNTRPKEILVYGGVGQSRVLFPVFMKHWHKRRQELKIKFKVIYNKTEEAEERFKKFKEDYKYSEVKFLPLSFFSPTAMIVYKNKVALTVWTKYPFGILIQSSEISENYKKRFEYLWEMASKIIK, translated from the coding sequence ATGAGAGAAGATGTATTAAAGTCGCTTGGGCTTTCAGACAAAGAAGCCAAGACTTACATTGTGCTGCTGGAACTTGGCCCTAGCTTAGCCAGCGAAGTGTCAAAAAAGACAGACATTCCAAGAACATTTACATATGACATTTTAAACGAGCTGATCAAGAAAGGACTGGCTTCTTACTTCATAAAAGAGAACAGAAAATACTTCAGGGCAACAGATCCTGAAAACCTAAAGACAGTGATAGAGCAGCAGAAGAGAATTCAATTATCGCTAATTTCAGAGGCATTGCCTGAATTAAATGAAATAAAATTCAAAGAGGCAGAAGAAAAGCCAAAAGTTGAATTGTATGAAGGAAAAGAAGGAGTTAAGACGATCCTGAACGATATCCTCAATACAAGGCCCAAAGAGATTCTTGTATATGGCGGCGTAGGCCAGTCAAGGGTCTTATTCCCAGTATTTATGAAACACTGGCATAAAAGAAGGCAGGAGCTTAAAATAAAGTTTAAGGTGATCTATAACAAAACAGAAGAGGCAGAGGAGAGGTTTAAAAAATTCAAGGAGGATTACAAATATTCTGAGGTGAAGTTTCTGCCGCTCTCTTTTTTCTCCCCAACTGCAATGATAGTTTATAAAAACAAGGTTGCCCTTACTGTGTGGACCAAATATCCTTTTGGGATTTTGATACAAAGCAGCGAAATCTCAGAAAATTATAAAAAGAGATTTGAATATTTATGGGAAATGGCAAGTAAAATCATCAAATGA
- a CDS encoding PKD domain-containing protein: MRGVRYLILLSVVLLLAGCYKYPDYFPGLVPASNGTGIIAPLNATPPVSEDVTANITPQPEEPPQELAALTTISVSEGDLVKLKLVAADPDGDALTYTYGPPLNEKGEWQTKLGDMGEYRVTITVSDGTTGVSKDITIIVKKTNKAPAITSFKPSDLIANSDEGKTTEFKAEATDPNKDALTYLWKVDDKEVSTKDFYLYDLSYDSAGQHKVTVVISDGALEASKEWIVNAANINRPPVIQDMDLIKVKASETVEVRPVVVDPDGDKVDITISAPLTTGTWKTSYRDAGTYTITVSASDGKDIATKTVAIDVIESNKLPVLNKIDDISANEGDIVKINVDAADSDGDELTITVSGWVTSTTYQTTYDDAYPKGCNAKGCTATYNARVTVSDGKESVSQDLKISVKDVNRPPVIGDITQS, encoded by the coding sequence ATGAGGGGTGTAAGATATTTAATTTTGTTGAGTGTAGTTCTACTGTTAGCTGGCTGCTATAAATATCCAGATTATTTTCCTGGATTGGTTCCTGCTTCGAATGGAACAGGCATTATAGCGCCTTTAAATGCAACGCCGCCAGTAAGTGAAGATGTAACCGCAAACATAACTCCTCAGCCTGAAGAGCCCCCGCAGGAGCTGGCAGCATTGACAACTATTTCAGTCAGCGAAGGCGATTTAGTGAAGCTAAAGCTTGTTGCAGCTGATCCAGACGGCGATGCCCTAACATATACCTATGGCCCGCCATTGAACGAGAAGGGAGAATGGCAGACAAAATTGGGTGATATGGGGGAATACAGGGTGACAATAACAGTTTCTGATGGAACAACAGGCGTTTCAAAAGACATCACAATAATTGTAAAGAAAACAAACAAGGCTCCAGCAATTACGTCATTCAAGCCTTCTGATTTGATAGCGAACAGCGATGAAGGAAAAACAACTGAATTTAAAGCAGAAGCCACTGACCCGAATAAGGATGCATTGACATATTTATGGAAAGTTGATGATAAAGAAGTGTCAACTAAGGACTTTTACCTGTATGATCTAAGCTATGACTCTGCAGGCCAGCACAAAGTAACTGTCGTCATTTCAGATGGCGCTTTGGAAGCATCGAAGGAATGGATAGTTAATGCTGCAAATATCAACAGGCCGCCAGTAATTCAGGACATGGATCTGATAAAAGTGAAGGCAAGCGAAACAGTTGAAGTAAGGCCTGTTGTGGTTGACCCAGACGGCGACAAGGTTGATATTACAATATCTGCTCCTTTGACAACAGGAACGTGGAAAACCAGCTACAGGGATGCAGGAACTTACACAATAACAGTATCTGCTTCAGACGGCAAGGATATTGCAACAAAGACAGTTGCAATTGATGTTATTGAAAGCAACAAGCTGCCTGTGCTGAATAAGATAGATGACATTTCAGCAAATGAAGGTGATATTGTGAAAATCAACGTAGATGCAGCTGATTCAGATGGCGATGAATTGACAATAACAGTAAGCGGATGGGTGACTTCAACAACTTATCAAACAACATATGATGACGCGTATCCGAAAGGATGCAATGCAAAAGGATGCACAGCAACATACAATGCAAGGGTTACAGTAAGCGACGGCAAGGAGAGTGTCAGCCAGGATCTGAAGATCTCGGTGAAAGATGTCAACAGGCCGCCTGTAATCGGCGACATTACGCAAAGTTAA